One segment of Campylobacter concisus DNA contains the following:
- a CDS encoding biotin synthase produces MKTIMLCAICSVTQGNCAEDCAYCTQSAKAGADISKFKEKSVQQVVDEAKMAYKNHALGFCLVTSGARLNNKKTDYIASLARAVSKEVPNLMLIACNGMATYEQLSELKKAGVFSYNHNLETSREFFPKICKTHTWDERYQTNLDAKRAGLMLCTGGIYGVGESEADRVSFRASLKELEPFSSPINFFIKNEALSLDLPPLSVDEALKIVRDTKSTLPETRVMIAGGREKILGDRQYEIFENGADAIVIGDYLTAKGEKASKDIGELTKRGFNFASICH; encoded by the coding sequence ATGAAAACAATTATGCTCTGTGCGATATGCTCAGTCACTCAAGGAAACTGTGCCGAGGACTGCGCTTACTGCACACAAAGTGCCAAAGCTGGTGCCGATATCTCAAAATTTAAAGAAAAAAGCGTGCAGCAGGTGGTGGACGAGGCCAAAATGGCATATAAAAACCACGCTCTTGGATTTTGTTTAGTCACAAGTGGTGCTAGGCTAAATAATAAAAAGACCGACTATATCGCATCTTTAGCAAGAGCCGTGAGCAAAGAAGTACCAAATTTGATGCTCATCGCATGTAACGGCATGGCGACTTACGAGCAGCTTAGCGAGCTTAAAAAAGCTGGCGTTTTTAGCTACAACCACAACCTTGAAACAAGCCGAGAATTTTTCCCAAAAATTTGCAAAACACACACTTGGGATGAGAGATATCAGACGAATTTAGATGCAAAAAGAGCTGGGCTCATGCTTTGCACTGGTGGAATTTATGGCGTTGGCGAAAGTGAGGCCGATAGAGTAAGCTTTAGAGCTAGTCTAAAAGAGCTTGAGCCATTTTCATCGCCGATAAATTTTTTCATAAAAAATGAAGCTCTAAGCCTTGATCTACCTCCTCTTAGTGTGGATGAAGCCCTAAAGATCGTACGTGACACTAAAAGTACTCTTCCAGAAACTAGAGTGATGATAGCTGGTGGTAGGGAGAAAATTTTAGGCGATAGACAATACGAGATCTTTGAAAATGGCGCCGATGCCATCGTGATAGGCGACTATCTCACTGCAAAAGGCGAGAAAGCTAGCAAGGATATCGGGGAGCTTACAAAGCGCGGTTTTAACTTCGCTAGTATCTGCCATTAA
- the crcB gene encoding fluoride efflux transporter CrcB — MLTNLLFAGLGGFIGAGCRFLAGELLKFSHFPIATLGVNTLGSFIIGVLFCLNLSQIMRVFLVVGILGGFTTFSSFSLDSVKFLLEGELIKGFLNIFLNLVLCLLASYLGILFGKNL; from the coding sequence ATGCTTACAAATTTACTTTTCGCAGGGCTTGGAGGCTTTATCGGAGCTGGATGTAGGTTTTTAGCCGGTGAGCTGCTAAAATTTAGTCACTTTCCGATAGCCACGCTTGGCGTAAATACGCTTGGTAGTTTCATTATCGGCGTTTTGTTTTGTCTAAATTTAAGCCAAATCATGAGGGTGTTCTTGGTCGTTGGCATACTTGGCGGATTTACAACATTTTCAAGCTTTAGCCTTGATAGTGTGAAATTTTTACTAGAAGGCGAGCTGATAAAAGGCTTTTTAAATATCTTTTTAAACCTTGTCCTTTGCCTACTTGCAAGCTATCTTGGCATTTTATTTGGTAAGAATTTGTGA